A window of Syntrophales bacterium genomic DNA:
TGAGGCATCTTCCCTGATCCATGCTGAAGCTCATGAGGATGCGAATATCATCTTTGGAACCGTTATTGATGAAGGTATGGGAGATGAGATACGCATCACAGTGATCGCCACCGGTTTTGAAGATAATGGAAAGAAGAAACGAATCAGTGTCTCGCATCTTGAAGGCTATCGTCGGGATGATCTCTCCATGCCTACCTACCTCAGGCAGGGAAAACTCATTGATGATAATTTCAATACGGTCAAGCTGGATGTGTCTGATGACGACGATAATCAGGATCTCGAAATTCCCACATTTCTGAGAAGGCAGGCGGATTAAAAAATAGTCGTATGTCGTATGTCAAAAGACGTATGACTGATGACTGATGACTGATAATGTCCTGGGCGCTCAAAAAAAAATACCATGATCTCTTAGCCCGTGAAGATGGATACCAAAAAAAGGTCTGGGGAGATGCCTTAACAGTTTGTCTCGCCTACCCGAATTTATATCGGACAGGGATGTCCAACCTCGGGTTCCAGACCATCTATGCCCTTTTGAACCGTCACCCCTCCTTTCTCTGTGAAAGGGTTTTCCTTCCCGATCCTGGGGACGAAGCAGAATTCACCTCAAGATCGTCCCCCCTTTTCAGTTTGGAGTCGCAGAGACCTCTTGCCGACTTTGACATCGTCGCCTTTTCCCTCTCTTTTGAAAACGACTATCCCAACATATTAAAGATCCTGGATATGGGAAGAGTTACCCTCGATGCCAAGCAGAGAAGGGAAACAGAACCGTTCGTTATCGGGGGAGGTATATCCGTCACTCTGAATCCTGAACCTCTGGCCGATATTTTTGACCTTTTTTTACTGGGCGAAGGGGAAGAGGTCATTCCCGAGTTTCTTCATACCTTTGAGGTATCACGCCGTCGTGGTCTGCCGAGGGATGAGGTCCTTTTCCGCGTGCAAAAAGAGATCAGGGGAGCCTATGTACCAAAATGTTACCGGGTAACCTACAGAACAGACCATCTCATAGAGAGCATTGAACCTGTTGATCTTTCATTTCCCGAGAAGATAGAGAAAAGATGGATTACGGACATCAACACCTTTACGACCGAGCAATGCATCACCGCCCCGGATGCAGAATTTGGAGGGATGTTCCTTACAGAGGTGAGCAGGGGCTGCCAGCGTGGATGTCGTTTCTGCGCGGCGGGATTTGTGTGCAGGCCGGCAAGATTCAGGGATGTAAGCACCCTTAAGCCATCGTTCGTCCGGGGGATTGAGAAACAGGAGAAGGTTGGTTTACTCGGCGCGGCAGTATCAGATCATCCCGATCTGCTTTCCCTTTGCCGGTCTATCCTGGAGCGAAAAGGCGAGGTAGCCATCGGGTCCCTGAGATTGGACAGACTAAACCACGAGATTGCCGCCTTGCTTGAGGAAACTGGAGTGAAAACTGTATCCCTGGCCCCGGAAGCAGGCACCCAGCGCTTGAGGGATGTGATCCACAAGGGGATTACGGATGTCCATATCTTTGATGCCGTTGAATTATTGTTAGAACATGGTATTGCCAATATCAGGCTTTACTTTATGGTGGGACTGCCGACCGAAACGGATGAGGATATCGAGGCCGTCATCCATCTGGCCAAAAAGATCAAGTACCATGCCATGAGCCATTCTGCAGGGAGAAGGCGGTTCAAACGCATTACCCTCAGCATCAATCAATTCATCCCTAAGCCGGCAACGCCTTTTCAATGGCAACCCCTTGAAGATGTCAATACTGTGAGAAGAAGGATTAGAAGAATCACCAGTGCCCTCGGCCGGGAATCAACGATCAAGGTGGTACATGATCTCCCGAAATGGAGCTACATTCAGGCCCTGTTGTCCCTCGGTGACAGACTGGTGGGCAGAATTCTTTTTTCGGTCCACAGGCATAACGGCAACTGGTCCCGGGCATTTAAAGAGGTCAATGTGAATCCAGATTTTTATGTTTATCGCCAAAAGGGTCTTGATGAAATCCTGCCCTGGGATTTTATTGATCACGGGATCGACAGGCAGTTGCTCGTCAATGAATACAGGAAGGTGTTATTGCCGCATTGAATGGTTCTCTTTGATCTGTATAAGACCCCCTCCTGCTGAGATTCTTCCATGCCCCAGGTATTTTTCTCTTGAAAAAGAGCCTCCTTTGAGATATAGGTAACCCTGACCTGACCGGGCGGTTAACTCAGCGGGAGAGTGCTACCTTCACACGGTAGAAGTCACTGGTTCAATCCCAGTACCGCCCACCATTTCCTCTTTA
This region includes:
- a CDS encoding radical SAM protein, with translation MSWALKKKYHDLLAREDGYQKKVWGDALTVCLAYPNLYRTGMSNLGFQTIYALLNRHPSFLCERVFLPDPGDEAEFTSRSSPLFSLESQRPLADFDIVAFSLSFENDYPNILKILDMGRVTLDAKQRRETEPFVIGGGISVTLNPEPLADIFDLFLLGEGEEVIPEFLHTFEVSRRRGLPRDEVLFRVQKEIRGAYVPKCYRVTYRTDHLIESIEPVDLSFPEKIEKRWITDINTFTTEQCITAPDAEFGGMFLTEVSRGCQRGCRFCAAGFVCRPARFRDVSTLKPSFVRGIEKQEKVGLLGAAVSDHPDLLSLCRSILERKGEVAIGSLRLDRLNHEIAALLEETGVKTVSLAPEAGTQRLRDVIHKGITDVHIFDAVELLLEHGIANIRLYFMVGLPTETDEDIEAVIHLAKKIKYHAMSHSAGRRRFKRITLSINQFIPKPATPFQWQPLEDVNTVRRRIRRITSALGRESTIKVVHDLPKWSYIQALLSLGDRLVGRILFSVHRHNGNWSRAFKEVNVNPDFYVYRQKGLDEILPWDFIDHGIDRQLLVNEYRKVLLPH